One window from the genome of Magnolia sinica isolate HGM2019 chromosome 4, MsV1, whole genome shotgun sequence encodes:
- the LOC131242867 gene encoding pyruvate kinase, cytosolic isozyme-like produces MANIDIEGILKELPNDGRIPKTKIVCTIGPASRSVPMLEKLLKAGMNVARFNFSHGTHEYHQETLNNLKIAMQNAQILSAVMLDTKGPEIRTGFLKDGKPVQLKEGQEIIVTTDYNIKGDEKMISMSYKKLPIDLKPGNTILCADGTITLSVLSCDPEGGTVKCRCQNTAVIGERKNVNLPGVVVDLPTLTEKDKEDILLWGVPNNIDMIALSFVRKGSDLVNVRKVLGPHAKHIQLMSKVENQEGVINFDDILRETDSFMVARGDLGMEIPVEKIFLAQKMMIYKCNLVGKPVVTATQMLESMIKSPRPTRAEATDVANAVLDGTDCVMLSGESAAGAYPELAVKIMARICIEAESSLDYGAIFKERIRSTPLPMSPLESLASSAVRTANKARATLIVVLTRGGTTAKLVAKYRPAVPILSVVVPVLTTDSFDWKCSDETPARHSLIYRGLIPLLAEGSAKATDAESTEVILEAALKSAMERGLCKLGDAIVALHRIGAASVIKICLVK; encoded by the exons ATGGCTAACATCGACATCGAGGGGATCTTGAAGGAGCTGCCGAACGATGGCCGGATCCCGAAGACGAAGATCGTCTGCACGATCGGCCCGGCATCTCGATCGGTCCCGATGCTCGAGAAGCTCCTGAAGGCGGGGATGAACGTTGCCAGATTCAATTTCTCGCATGGGACCCACGAGTACCATCAGGAGACGTTGAATAATCTTAAGATCGCGATGCAGAACGCCCAGATCCTGTCCGCTGTCATGCTCGATACCAAG GGACCTGAGATCCGCACTGGCTTCCTCAAGGATGGAAAGCCAGTCCAACTAAAGGAGGGTCAGGAAATTATAGTAACCACTGATTACAACATCAAGGGTGACGAGAAAATGATTTCTATGAGCTACAAGAAACTTCCCATAGACTTGAAGCCTGGAAATACCATATTGTGTGCAGATGGCACAATCACACTCTCTGTTTTATCTTGTGACCCTGAAGGTGGAACTGTGAAATGCCGTTGCCAGAACACTGCTGTCATTGGGGAGAGAAAGAATGTTAACCttcctggtgttgtggtggatctCCCTACTCTAACAGAGAAGGATAAGGAGGACATTTTGCTATGGGGCGTGCCCAACAACATTGATATGATTGCTCTGTCATTCGTGCGCAAGGGCTCAGATCTTGTTAATGTGCGGAAGGTTCTTGGACCACATGCAAAACACATCCAGTTGATGTCAAAG GTTGAGAACCAGGAGGGTGTGATCAACTTTGATGATATCCTACGAGAGACGGATTCTTTTATGGTTGCTCGAGGAGATCTTGGTATGGAGATCCCTGTTGAGAAAATCTTCCTCGCTCAAAAGATGATGATCTACAAATGCAACCTTGTGGGCAAGCCCGTTGTCACCGCTACCCAGATGCTCGAGTCCATGATCAAGTCCCCCCGTCCAACGCGTGCTGAGGCCACTGATGTTGCCAATGCCGTCCTTGATGGCACTGACTGCGTCATGCTCAGTGGTGAAAGTGCAGCTGGGGCCTACCCCGAGCTGGCTGTCAAGATCATGGCCCGCATCTGCATCGAGGCAGAGTCCTCCCTCGACTATGGTGCCATCTTCAAGGAGAGGATACGTTCAACGCCTCTGCCCATGAGCCCATTGGAGAGCCTTGCCTCCTCAGCTGTTCGTACGGCCAACAAGGCCAGGGCAACACTGATTGTTGTGCTGACCCGTGGCGGCACTACAGCTAAGCTAGTTGCAAAGTACCGGCCAGCTGTGCCGATCCTCTCGGTCGTGGTCCCGGTCCTGACAACGGACTCTTTTGACTGGAAATGCAGTGATGAGACACCAGCGAGGCACAGCCTGATTTACCGAGGCTTGATCCCGCTACTGGCAGAAGGTTCTGCCAAGGCCACGGATGCAGAGTCGACAGAGGTGATCCTGGAAGCTGCCCTCAAGTCAGCCATGGAGAGGGGTCTGTGCAAGCTGGGCGATGCAATCGTGGCACTGCACCGCATTGGCGCAGCTTCCGTCATAAAGATCTGCCTGGTGAAATGA